Proteins encoded in a region of the Vibrio sp. CB1-14 genome:
- the mukB gene encoding chromosome partition protein MukB produces the protein MIERGKYQSMTMVNWNGFFARTFDIDTLVTTLSGGNGAGKSTTMASFITALIPDQSLLHFRNTTEAGSSQASRDKGLYGKLQPGTCYSALDVVNSRNQRVLFVVKLQQVAGRDKKVDIKPFIVQGLPSSVKPTDILIEAVSDNHARVRPINEVKDAVSAMEGVHFKAFNSIVDYHAQMFEFGVLPKKLRNSSDRSKFYRLIEASLYGGISSAITRSLRDYLLPQNGGVKKAFQDMESALRENRLTLEAIKTTQADRDLFKHLITESTNYVAADYMRHANERRNKLETTMKLRGELFGSRQTLIAQNELLNKVQQELTLLVENESGLEQDHQAAQDHLLLVQNALRQQEKIERYQEDLEELNERLEEQMMVVEEATERKLTAEEQATFAEEEVDSLKTQLADYQQALDVQQTRALQYQQAVQALEKARNLLENESLNQDGAAETLSQLKSQESQSTTELLELKHRLDMSSAAAQQFEQALSLVKQIAGDVGRSEASQVAKSAIKQADEHRQLLKSESQLRAQYRELEKNIERQQQAQKLASELGDAGIRVDSEADLEMEAESQRERVLECEQQLEAIRGASGETKQREQEFVSEISKLEGYAPKWIKSFNALEDLCEQSGMELVDRADVISSMQTTNDNERKTSFERDSLAKRREELELEIERLASPGGSNDPRLKGLADTLGGVLLSEIYDDITIGDAPYFSAMYGPARHAIVVSNLDGIKEKLVELDDCPEDLYIIEGDIDAFDDSSFDADELDGAVCVQLNERQLRYSRFPKIPLFGRAAREQRLELLREQREETVEKHAKAAFDAQKMQRLYQAFNAFAAEHMQLAFEADPEVELARLRELRSQVARELNDNKQREQQASAQLSKSKQCVTLLDRLSISANVLFDETLVERHQELQAQIEDLNGAKSYIQQHGAAAEKLAAVVNVLDSDPEQFDALTSQYQNADKALQTLKAQIFAVADLAERRPYFAYADSMDMLNQSSELSEQLKAKLVQAEASRARLREGLKQVQEQANQYNQVLASLKSSHQAKLETVQEFKAELQEYGIVPDESALERAEKRRDELHLALQTSRTRKSEYEKTMTSTELEMKGLAKRLKKVQKEYIELRTYVVAAKAGWCSVLRLAKANDVERRLHKRELAYMSAGELRSMSDKSLGALRLAVADNEDLRDSLRQSEDTSKPERKVLFYIAVYQHLRERIRQDIIRTDDPVEAIEEMEVELARLTEELTQRENRLAISSESVSSIIKKTIQREQNRIRMLNQGLSNIHFGQVKGVRLNVKIRESHEQLLVALTGEHKDLFETSRYTFSEAMAKLFQRVNPHIDMGQRSPQILGEELLDYRNYLELSVEVNRGSDGWLQAESGALSTGEAIGTGQSILLMVVQSWEEESRRLRSKDILPCRLLFLDEAARLDAKSIATLFELCDRQGMQLLIAAPENISPEKGTTYKLVRKVFKDHEHVHVVGLRGFGENKRLEDAEQLVEQATV, from the coding sequence ATGATTGAAAGAGGTAAGTATCAATCGATGACGATGGTCAACTGGAACGGCTTCTTTGCGCGTACCTTTGACATCGACACTCTAGTCACCACGCTTTCTGGTGGTAATGGTGCGGGTAAATCCACCACTATGGCATCGTTCATTACGGCGCTGATTCCAGACCAAAGCCTTCTGCACTTTAGAAATACCACGGAAGCGGGTAGCTCTCAGGCGTCTCGCGACAAGGGCTTGTACGGTAAGCTTCAGCCTGGTACCTGTTATTCTGCGCTGGATGTGGTGAACTCACGCAACCAACGCGTTTTGTTCGTGGTTAAGCTACAACAAGTCGCAGGTCGTGATAAGAAAGTGGATATTAAGCCATTTATTGTTCAAGGTTTGCCGAGTAGCGTAAAACCGACCGACATTCTGATTGAAGCGGTATCGGATAATCACGCTCGCGTGCGTCCAATCAATGAAGTCAAAGACGCTGTAAGCGCAATGGAAGGCGTGCATTTTAAAGCCTTTAACTCGATTGTGGATTACCACGCGCAGATGTTTGAGTTTGGTGTGCTGCCAAAGAAACTGCGTAACAGCAGCGATCGTTCTAAGTTCTATCGTCTGATTGAAGCCTCGCTCTACGGTGGTATCTCGAGTGCAATTACTCGTTCACTTCGTGACTACCTACTGCCACAAAACGGCGGCGTGAAGAAAGCGTTCCAAGATATGGAATCTGCGCTTCGTGAAAACCGTTTAACGCTAGAAGCGATCAAGACCACCCAAGCTGACCGTGATCTGTTTAAGCATCTGATCACCGAGTCGACCAATTACGTGGCAGCTGACTATATGCGCCATGCTAACGAGCGTCGTAACAAGCTTGAGACAACGATGAAGCTTCGTGGCGAGCTGTTTGGTTCTCGTCAAACGCTTATCGCGCAAAACGAATTGCTCAACAAAGTTCAGCAAGAGCTGACGCTGTTAGTTGAGAATGAATCGGGTCTAGAGCAAGATCATCAAGCGGCGCAAGACCACCTATTGTTGGTACAAAACGCGCTTCGTCAGCAAGAGAAGATTGAACGCTACCAAGAAGATCTTGAAGAGCTGAATGAGCGTCTTGAAGAGCAGATGATGGTCGTAGAAGAAGCGACTGAGCGTAAGCTTACCGCTGAAGAGCAAGCGACATTTGCTGAAGAAGAGGTGGATAGCCTTAAGACTCAGCTCGCTGATTATCAGCAAGCGCTGGATGTTCAGCAGACGCGTGCACTGCAATATCAGCAAGCGGTACAAGCCCTTGAGAAAGCACGTAACCTGCTTGAGAACGAATCATTGAATCAAGATGGCGCAGCAGAAACACTGAGCCAACTAAAATCGCAAGAATCACAAAGTACTACTGAGCTTCTTGAGCTTAAACACCGCCTTGACATGTCATCGGCCGCTGCACAGCAGTTTGAACAAGCACTGTCGCTTGTTAAGCAGATTGCGGGCGATGTAGGGCGCAGTGAAGCGAGCCAAGTTGCGAAATCGGCGATCAAGCAAGCGGATGAGCATCGTCAGCTACTGAAAAGTGAATCTCAGCTTCGCGCGCAATATCGTGAACTTGAGAAAAACATTGAGCGTCAGCAGCAAGCGCAGAAGCTTGCAAGCGAACTTGGTGATGCAGGAATCCGTGTTGATAGCGAAGCGGATCTCGAAATGGAAGCGGAGAGCCAACGCGAGCGCGTGCTTGAGTGTGAACAGCAGCTTGAAGCGATTCGTGGAGCATCTGGCGAAACAAAGCAGCGCGAACAAGAGTTTGTGTCTGAGATCAGCAAGCTAGAAGGTTATGCGCCGAAATGGATCAAGTCTTTTAATGCGCTTGAAGATCTTTGCGAGCAAAGCGGCATGGAGCTGGTGGATCGTGCAGATGTCATCAGCTCAATGCAAACCACTAATGACAATGAGCGTAAGACCTCTTTCGAACGTGACTCGCTGGCGAAACGCCGTGAAGAGCTAGAACTTGAGATTGAACGCCTTGCCTCCCCTGGTGGTTCGAACGATCCTCGCTTGAAAGGTCTTGCCGACACGCTTGGTGGCGTTCTGCTGTCTGAGATTTATGATGATATCACTATCGGTGATGCACCTTACTTCAGCGCGATGTACGGCCCTGCGCGTCATGCCATCGTGGTATCAAATCTCGACGGCATCAAAGAAAAGCTGGTTGAGCTTGATGATTGCCCAGAAGATCTTTACATCATTGAAGGTGACATCGATGCCTTTGATGACAGCTCTTTCGATGCGGATGAGCTTGATGGTGCGGTGTGTGTTCAGCTTAACGAACGTCAACTACGTTATTCACGCTTCCCTAAGATCCCATTGTTTGGCCGTGCAGCACGTGAACAGCGCTTAGAGCTACTACGTGAACAACGTGAAGAAACGGTAGAAAAACACGCAAAAGCGGCGTTTGATGCACAAAAAATGCAGCGCCTATACCAAGCGTTCAATGCGTTCGCAGCAGAGCACATGCAGCTGGCGTTTGAAGCGGATCCTGAAGTGGAACTGGCACGTTTACGCGAGCTTCGCAGTCAGGTAGCACGAGAGCTGAATGACAACAAACAGCGTGAGCAACAAGCGAGTGCGCAGCTGTCGAAATCGAAGCAGTGTGTGACCTTGCTGGATCGTCTATCTATCAGCGCGAACGTGCTATTTGATGAGACTCTGGTTGAGCGTCATCAAGAGCTTCAAGCTCAAATTGAAGATCTCAATGGCGCTAAGAGCTACATTCAGCAACATGGCGCGGCGGCTGAAAAACTGGCTGCGGTAGTCAATGTTCTCGACAGCGATCCAGAGCAATTTGATGCGCTGACTAGCCAATATCAAAATGCCGATAAAGCCCTGCAAACGCTAAAAGCACAGATCTTTGCCGTTGCGGATCTTGCTGAGCGTCGTCCTTACTTTGCTTATGCAGACTCAATGGACATGCTCAACCAAAGCAGTGAATTGAGCGAGCAGCTCAAAGCGAAACTGGTGCAAGCGGAAGCTAGTCGTGCACGTCTACGTGAAGGGCTAAAGCAGGTTCAAGAACAAGCGAACCAGTACAACCAAGTATTGGCGTCACTTAAGAGCTCGCACCAAGCTAAGTTAGAGACGGTTCAAGAGTTCAAAGCTGAGCTTCAAGAGTATGGCATTGTCCCTGACGAATCAGCGCTTGAACGTGCCGAGAAGCGTCGTGATGAGCTACACCTAGCACTGCAAACTTCTCGCACTCGCAAGTCTGAGTATGAGAAGACGATGACGTCGACAGAGCTTGAGATGAAGGGTCTGGCTAAGCGTCTTAAGAAGGTTCAGAAAGAATACATTGAACTGCGCACCTACGTGGTTGCCGCAAAAGCGGGTTGGTGTAGCGTACTTCGTCTGGCGAAAGCGAACGATGTTGAGCGCCGCCTGCATAAGCGCGAACTGGCGTACATGAGCGCGGGCGAGCTTCGCTCTATGTCGGATAAGTCTTTGGGTGCATTGCGTCTTGCTGTCGCAGATAACGAAGATCTTCGCGATTCACTTCGTCAGTCTGAAGATACTTCGAAGCCAGAGCGTAAAGTTCTGTTCTACATTGCCGTCTATCAACACCTTCGCGAGCGTATTCGTCAAGACATCATCCGTACTGACGATCCGGTAGAAGCAATTGAAGAGATGGAAGTGGAGCTAGCGCGCCTAACAGAAGAGCTAACTCAGCGTGAAAACCGTCTTGCGATCAGTTCTGAGTCAGTGTCGAGCATCATTAAGAAGACGATTCAGCGTGAACAGAACCGTATTCGTATGCTAAACCAAGGCTTGTCGAACATTCACTTTGGTCAGGTTAAAGGCGTTCGTTTGAATGTGAAGATCCGCGAAAGTCATGAGCAGTTGCTGGTGGCGCTAACGGGTGAGCACAAAGATCTGTTTGAAACCTCGCGTTATACCTTCTCGGAAGCGATGGCTAAGCTATTCCAACGCGTCAACCCGCATATCGATATGGGTCAGCGCTCGCCGCAAATATTGGGTGAAGAGCTGCTTGATTATCGTAACTACTTAGAGCTAAGCGTTGAAGTAAATCGTGGCTCTGACGGTTGGCTGCAAGCGGAATCTGGCGCGTTATCAACAGGTGAAGCGATCGGTACCGGCCAGTCAATTCTGTTGATGGTAGTGCAGAGCTGGGAAGAAGAGTCTCGTCGTCTGCGTAGCAAGGACATTCTGCCGTGTCGCCTGCTGTTCCTAGATGAGGCCGCGCGTCTGGATGCTAAGTCGATTGCGACGTTGTTTGAGCTATGTGACCGTCAGGGTATGCAGCTATTGATTGCAGCGCCAGAAAACATCAGCCCAGAAAAAGGCACCACCTATAAGCTTGTGCGTAAAGTGTTTAAAGACCATGAGCATGTACATGTAGTGGGTCTGCGTGGCTTTGGTGAGAACAAGCGATTAGAAGATGCTGAACAGCTCGTTGAGCAAGCAACGGTTTAG
- the rsmS gene encoding pleiotropic regulatory protein RsmS encodes MSNETGLDSAPEEIKLAVDLIFLFESNEIDPKVALEALEIVKGDLLKKIDSE; translated from the coding sequence ATGTCGAATGAAACAGGCTTAGACAGTGCTCCAGAGGAAATCAAACTCGCCGTGGATCTGATTTTCTTATTCGAGAGCAATGAGATCGACCCAAAAGTCGCCTTAGAGGCACTTGAAATTGTGAAAGGCGATCTCCTCAAAAAGATCGACAGTGAGTAG
- the elyC gene encoding envelope biogenesis factor ElyC, which yields MFELKKLVSALLMPLPAMLILGFLGLLLIMFTARRKFGSLLVLVSLCGTFLIAFQPLSSRLLMPLEREYSAFLPINESIDYVMVLGGGHVVDDDIPPTSALSRTSLMRLTEGIRVMRMYPGSKLILSGYAGGTDVSHARVMAKVALALGVAKPDIILLEAAKDTWEEARQASAFVQSKKLVLVTSASHMQRAMYEFEAAGLNPYPAPTNFLAQENVEQAWSRYTPQARYLEQTERYWHETLGQLWQRLRDWVANESMQDLSFSVSEFETESAEPAQLEQQEIEQQLAPNDESESDEAAATSQ from the coding sequence ATGTTTGAGCTGAAAAAGCTGGTGTCTGCATTACTAATGCCTTTACCTGCTATGCTAATCCTTGGTTTCTTGGGATTGCTTCTTATCATGTTTACCGCAAGACGTAAGTTTGGAAGCTTGCTGGTTCTCGTATCGCTGTGTGGGACATTTCTTATTGCATTCCAGCCCCTCTCTAGCCGTTTATTGATGCCGCTTGAGCGTGAATACAGCGCTTTTTTACCCATTAATGAATCTATTGACTATGTGATGGTGCTTGGCGGTGGTCACGTGGTGGATGACGATATTCCTCCAACGTCAGCGTTATCTCGCACTTCTTTGATGCGCTTAACCGAAGGCATTCGCGTCATGCGCATGTATCCTGGAAGCAAACTGATTTTGTCCGGCTATGCCGGTGGCACTGATGTCAGTCATGCCAGAGTCATGGCGAAAGTAGCGCTCGCACTTGGCGTAGCAAAGCCCGATATTATTTTGCTTGAAGCTGCCAAAGACACGTGGGAAGAAGCAAGACAAGCATCGGCGTTTGTACAAAGCAAAAAGCTGGTCTTAGTAACATCAGCCAGTCATATGCAGCGAGCAATGTATGAGTTTGAGGCCGCCGGCCTTAACCCATATCCTGCGCCTACAAACTTTTTGGCTCAAGAGAACGTAGAGCAGGCTTGGAGTCGCTACACACCTCAAGCTCGTTATCTTGAACAGACTGAGCGCTATTGGCATGAAACCTTAGGTCAACTATGGCAGCGCCTACGAGATTGGGTTGCTAATGAGAGCATGCAAGATTTGTCATTTTCGGTCTCTGAGTTTGAAACCGAATCAGCAGAACCCGCGCAATTAGAACAGCAAGAAATTGAACAACAGCTTGCGCCAAATGACGAGTCCGAGAGCGATGAAGCAGCGGCTACCAGTCAGTAA
- the mukE gene encoding chromosome partition protein MukE produces MLSTNIDEYMPEKLAKAITNPLFPALDSALRAGRHISSEDLDNHALLCDFEVELASFYQRYNTELVKAPEGFFYLRPRSTTLIGRSVLSELDMLVGKVLCFLYLSPERLAHEGIFTNQELYEEILALADEKKLMRLVTNRATGSDLDKEKLFDKVRTSLRRLRRLGMTISIGDTDKFRISEAVFRFGADVRVGDDMRDAQLRLIRDGEAVVHTQAPSQGSLIPTDESSDSVESNDNDTENNQQEADA; encoded by the coding sequence ATGTTATCGACAAATATTGACGAATACATGCCAGAGAAGCTGGCAAAAGCGATCACCAACCCGCTGTTCCCTGCATTGGATAGTGCATTGCGTGCGGGTCGACACATTTCATCTGAAGACCTAGATAATCACGCACTGCTTTGTGATTTTGAGGTTGAGCTGGCCAGTTTCTATCAGCGCTACAACACCGAGTTAGTGAAAGCGCCGGAAGGCTTTTTCTATCTGCGCCCACGCTCGACGACATTGATCGGTCGAAGCGTTCTTTCAGAACTTGATATGCTGGTAGGTAAGGTACTGTGTTTCCTTTACCTAAGCCCTGAACGTCTTGCGCATGAAGGTATCTTTACTAACCAAGAGCTTTATGAAGAAATCCTAGCGCTTGCGGATGAAAAGAAGCTGATGCGCCTAGTGACTAACCGTGCGACTGGTTCGGATCTCGACAAAGAGAAACTGTTTGACAAAGTACGTACCTCACTGCGTCGTTTACGTCGTCTAGGGATGACCATTTCCATTGGTGATACCGATAAATTCCGTATCAGCGAAGCGGTATTCCGCTTTGGCGCTGACGTTCGTGTTGGTGACGATATGCGTGATGCGCAGCTTCGTCTCATCCGTGATGGTGAAGCCGTGGTGCATACACAAGCACCATCGCAAGGCAGCTTGATCCCAACGGATGAAAGCAGCGACTCGGTTGAGTCAAATGACAACGATACAGAGAACAATCAACAGGAGGCGGACGCATGA
- the pdxY gene encoding pyridoxal kinase PdxY, translating into MKGIISIQSHVVYGHAGNSSAVFPMQRMGFEVWPIHTVQFSNHTQYQQGWKGKAFSADDISELVSGITNIEQLKNCQAILSGYQGSADQCLAVLDAVRQVKAQNPNAIYVCDPVMGDPEKGCIVPQGTTEYLVNDVMPSADVIVPNQFELAQFTNMDITDLETAVAACHEALSREPKMVLVKHLHSVSDDQFTMMLATEAGCFIAQRPHLKFAKQPVGVGDLISALFTAGLLKGWSAERAFEHANNASYAVLKETQQRDEWELQTIAAQEELVDPMERFPITKV; encoded by the coding sequence ATGAAAGGTATCATCTCTATCCAGTCTCATGTCGTGTATGGGCATGCAGGCAACAGTTCGGCCGTTTTCCCAATGCAACGAATGGGGTTTGAGGTTTGGCCTATTCATACGGTTCAATTTTCGAATCACACTCAATATCAGCAAGGCTGGAAGGGTAAGGCATTCTCCGCAGATGATATATCTGAGTTAGTCTCAGGCATTACCAATATAGAGCAGCTTAAAAACTGCCAAGCGATATTATCTGGTTATCAGGGAAGTGCGGATCAATGCCTCGCAGTTCTTGATGCAGTTCGCCAGGTCAAAGCTCAAAACCCTAATGCGATTTATGTGTGTGATCCTGTCATGGGCGATCCAGAGAAGGGTTGTATTGTTCCGCAAGGTACAACTGAATACTTGGTCAACGATGTGATGCCAAGCGCTGATGTCATTGTGCCGAATCAATTCGAGCTGGCTCAGTTTACCAATATGGACATCACTGACTTAGAGACTGCGGTAGCTGCCTGCCATGAGGCTTTATCGCGTGAGCCGAAAATGGTGTTGGTAAAACATCTACATAGTGTTTCTGATGACCAGTTTACCATGATGCTGGCGACAGAAGCGGGGTGCTTTATTGCGCAGCGTCCTCATCTTAAGTTTGCTAAGCAGCCAGTGGGAGTAGGGGATCTGATTTCTGCGCTATTCACCGCCGGACTTTTGAAAGGCTGGTCGGCCGAGCGGGCATTTGAGCATGCCAATAACGCGAGTTATGCGGTACTTAAGGAAACGCAGCAAAGAGATGAATGGGAGCTGCAAACCATTGCGGCGCAGGAAGAGTTGGTGGATCCAATGGAGCGTTTCCCAATCACTAAGGTGTGA
- a CDS encoding sulfite exporter TauE/SafE family protein: protein MEFIEPSMLVILAIVAFAAGFIDAVAGGGGMLTVPALLSLGLPPHIALGTNKLAATFASSTAAFTYYRKRLFKPECWRRAFVATLFGATLGTLVVDMISTEWLEKVLPLVILAAALYTVFHRSPQGEHSKVNVGCPKFNRKQYLQGLSLGFYDGVAGPGTGAFWTVSSMALYRLNILFASGLSKAMNFTSNFTSLITFAVLGHINWVLGLTMGVCLMAGAYIGAHSAIRFGAKFIRPIFVTVVSILAIKLAYDAWL from the coding sequence ATGGAATTTATCGAACCAAGTATGTTGGTTATCTTGGCAATCGTGGCTTTTGCTGCGGGCTTTATTGATGCTGTTGCCGGCGGTGGTGGCATGTTGACCGTGCCAGCACTACTGTCATTAGGGCTTCCTCCTCATATTGCTCTTGGCACCAATAAACTTGCTGCGACCTTTGCTTCGTCGACGGCGGCTTTTACCTATTATCGAAAAAGACTGTTTAAGCCTGAATGTTGGCGCCGAGCTTTCGTAGCGACGTTATTTGGAGCGACACTCGGCACACTAGTTGTCGATATGATCAGCACCGAGTGGCTAGAAAAAGTGCTACCGCTGGTGATTCTAGCCGCGGCGCTTTACACCGTATTCCATCGCTCTCCTCAAGGAGAGCACAGCAAAGTTAACGTTGGCTGTCCTAAATTCAACCGCAAGCAGTATCTTCAAGGATTATCGCTTGGCTTTTACGACGGGGTAGCGGGACCTGGTACTGGTGCGTTTTGGACAGTAAGCTCAATGGCACTGTATCGCTTAAACATCTTGTTTGCTTCTGGCCTATCCAAAGCGATGAACTTCACCAGTAACTTTACCTCGCTGATAACCTTTGCGGTGCTCGGCCATATTAACTGGGTACTTGGTTTGACCATGGGCGTCTGTTTGATGGCTGGTGCGTATATTGGAGCGCATTCGGCAATTCGATTTGGTGCTAAGTTTATTAGACCTATCTTTGTAACGGTAGTGAGTATCCTAGCAATCAAACTTGCCTATGACGCATGGCTATAG
- the priC gene encoding primosomal replication protein PriC — protein MKLEQLKSRLRILKQKAKAFDDSNKQEKVRLFDEHLFQSGGFRTLPCVIETTSLLNKIVTLSQHSTNQGTSEALVEKFSCQLEALERVLAAPLNIKQDPTQQKSLAELKASLAQHKVWEQKLCQLVRDKEQNPHDEQSLIETEQRLQRCRSAMNQIQYTINQRMKFI, from the coding sequence ATGAAACTCGAGCAACTCAAGTCACGATTACGAATTCTCAAGCAAAAAGCCAAAGCGTTTGATGATTCAAATAAGCAGGAAAAAGTACGACTGTTTGATGAGCATCTGTTTCAATCAGGCGGCTTTCGTACCCTGCCTTGTGTCATTGAAACGACGTCCTTGCTCAACAAAATCGTAACACTCAGTCAGCACTCAACAAACCAAGGTACGTCTGAAGCACTGGTAGAGAAGTTTTCATGTCAGTTGGAAGCGCTCGAGAGAGTGCTCGCAGCGCCTCTCAACATTAAACAAGATCCCACTCAGCAGAAATCACTGGCTGAACTTAAAGCGTCACTTGCTCAGCATAAGGTTTGGGAGCAAAAACTGTGTCAGTTAGTTCGCGACAAAGAACAAAACCCGCATGATGAGCAATCACTCATAGAAACAGAGCAAAGATTGCAACGGTGCCGCAGCGCTATGAACCAGATTCAATACACGATCAATCAAAGGATGAAATTTATCTAA
- the cmoM gene encoding tRNA uridine 5-oxyacetic acid(34) methyltransferase CmoM, whose amino-acid sequence MMQDRNFDDIAHKFAKNIYGSEKGEIRQTIVWEDLTQALAVLDDTKKTLKVLDAGGGLGQVSQRIAERGHHITLCDLSSEMLKLAKAEVEKNGLLSQYHWIHSPVQRIAEHMEQQVDLTLFHAVMEWLADPRPALEAVLQQVKPGGIASVMFYNHHGLVFKNVICGNIPHVLDGMPHRKRFKLQPQKGLKPEDVYQWVEEAGFEICGKSGIRSFSDYIGNMQYMGDYTAEDVLKLEQQLCRQEPYLSMGRYIHVWARKKQ is encoded by the coding sequence GTGATGCAAGACCGTAATTTCGACGATATCGCCCACAAATTTGCAAAAAATATTTACGGCTCCGAGAAGGGAGAAATCCGCCAAACTATTGTTTGGGAAGATTTAACCCAGGCTCTTGCCGTGCTGGATGATACTAAAAAAACACTCAAAGTATTAGATGCGGGGGGTGGATTAGGTCAAGTTTCGCAGCGTATCGCTGAGCGCGGACACCATATCACCTTGTGTGACCTTTCTTCGGAAATGCTTAAGTTAGCCAAAGCAGAGGTTGAAAAAAACGGGTTACTCTCGCAATATCACTGGATCCACAGTCCAGTACAGCGTATTGCTGAGCACATGGAACAGCAAGTTGACCTAACTTTGTTCCATGCAGTGATGGAGTGGTTGGCTGACCCAAGGCCGGCCCTCGAAGCGGTATTACAACAAGTGAAACCTGGCGGTATCGCTTCTGTCATGTTTTACAATCATCATGGATTGGTATTTAAGAATGTCATTTGTGGCAATATTCCTCATGTATTAGATGGAATGCCGCATAGAAAAAGATTTAAGCTTCAGCCACAAAAAGGGTTGAAGCCTGAGGACGTGTATCAGTGGGTTGAAGAAGCCGGGTTTGAAATATGTGGCAAATCTGGCATTCGTTCATTCAGTGATTATATTGGCAATATGCAATACATGGGAGATTACACCGCTGAAGATGTTCTAAAACTGGAACAACAGCTGTGTCGCCAAGAGCCTTATCTCTCCATGGGTCGATACATACATGTATGGGCTAGGAAAAAACAATAA
- the mukF gene encoding chromosome partition protein MukF — MSDNTLNADDRPIDELVGWVKQHDFALNLSTERLAFLISIAVLSNERFDEELGEGELHDAFKIVTGQFEQTGEATAFRANNAINELVKQRLLSRFTSEVNDGASIYRLSPLAIGITDYYVRHREFSKLRLSIQLSMVAGEMAKAIEAAQEGGTVAHWRKNVFGVLKYSVGEIFDQIDLNQRVMDEQQQSVKLQIAELLNKDWREAINNCETLLSETSATLRELQDTLQAAGDELQTQILDIQEIVYGDDELEFVGEALFGLQMKLDRIISWGQQAIDLWIGYDRHVHKFIRTAIDMDQNRAFSQRLRQSVTDYFDSPWYLTYADAEKLTDLRDEALVLRNAEVTGAVPLEVEYEEFEQVNDELAERIGDMLKVHKEQGSPIDLSLVLRDYLASHPHTHHFDLARIVVDQAVRLGYSQSDYSAIQPDWQAINDFGAKVQANVIDKY, encoded by the coding sequence ATGAGTGATAACACTCTAAATGCTGATGACCGACCGATAGACGAGCTAGTCGGATGGGTCAAACAGCATGATTTTGCGTTGAATCTTTCCACTGAACGGTTGGCATTTCTCATCTCCATCGCGGTGTTGAGTAATGAAAGATTTGATGAAGAGCTGGGCGAGGGCGAGTTGCATGATGCATTTAAGATCGTCACCGGGCAGTTTGAGCAAACAGGCGAAGCCACCGCGTTTCGTGCGAACAATGCGATTAATGAACTGGTCAAGCAGCGCCTATTAAGCCGCTTTACCAGTGAAGTCAACGATGGGGCGAGCATTTACAGGCTCAGCCCTCTTGCCATCGGTATCACCGATTATTACGTCAGACATCGCGAATTCTCCAAGTTACGACTCTCAATCCAGCTTTCAATGGTGGCAGGTGAGATGGCAAAAGCCATTGAAGCCGCACAAGAAGGCGGGACGGTTGCTCATTGGCGTAAGAATGTATTTGGCGTGTTGAAATACTCGGTTGGCGAGATTTTCGATCAAATCGATCTTAACCAACGCGTAATGGATGAACAGCAGCAGTCGGTGAAACTTCAGATTGCAGAGCTGCTTAACAAAGATTGGCGCGAAGCGATCAACAACTGTGAGACTCTGCTTTCGGAAACTTCAGCAACGCTACGTGAGCTGCAAGATACGTTGCAAGCGGCGGGCGATGAGCTGCAAACCCAGATTTTAGACATTCAAGAAATCGTCTATGGCGATGATGAGCTCGAGTTCGTTGGTGAAGCTTTGTTCGGCTTGCAGATGAAACTCGACCGCATCATTAGCTGGGGTCAACAAGCGATTGATTTGTGGATCGGCTATGACCGCCATGTGCACAAGTTTATCCGTACTGCGATCGATATGGATCAAAACCGCGCCTTTAGCCAAAGGTTGCGCCAATCGGTCACAGACTATTTTGACTCACCTTGGTATCTCACTTATGCAGATGCCGAGAAGCTCACCGATCTTCGTGACGAAGCCCTTGTACTTCGCAATGCAGAAGTGACGGGTGCCGTGCCACTTGAAGTGGAATACGAAGAATTTGAACAAGTAAATGATGAGCTCGCTGAGCGAATTGGAGACATGCTTAAAGTGCATAAAGAACAAGGCTCTCCAATCGATCTTAGCTTGGTGCTACGCGACTACCTCGCGTCACATCCACATACTCATCATTTTGATCTCGCAAGAATTGTTGTAGACCAAGCCGTTCGATTGGGTTACTCCCAGTCTGATTACTCGGCTATTCAGCCAGATTGGCAAGCTATTAACGATTTTGGCGCAAAGGTACAAGCAAATGTTATCGACAAATATTGA